Below is a window of Acidimicrobiales bacterium DNA.
CGCGGGCCGCGACCTCCTCTGCTGGTGTGGTCCGGGCGATCCCTGCCGTGCCGAGGTGCTGCTGCGGGTCGCGAACGACCCCGCCCCCGTGCGGGGAGGTGCTCGTCGTTAGGCGGCGCCGCGCGCCCCGCGGTCAGTCGAAGAGGTTCGGCTCCTCCTCGATGATCAGGTCGTAGAGGGGCTGGAAGCTGAACCACCCGGCGCGGGCGTGGCCGCTCTGCTGGCGGGTGAGGGTCGCGTACTCGGGGTCGATGAGGATCGGCTTGCCGGCGGCCTCGGCGAGGAGCTGCGCCTGGCAGGTGCGCTCCATCTTCAAGAACCACCACGCCGCCTCGTCGACGGTCTCTCCGACGGTGAGCAGGCCGTGGTTCTGCAGGATCATCGCCTTGTGCGGGCCGAGGGTCTTCGCCAGGCGCTCGCCCTCGGCCGGGTCGAGGACCACCCCGGTGAAGTCGTCGAAGAGCGCGTGGTCCTCGAAGAACGAGCAGGCGTCCTGGTTGATCGGGTCGAGCAGGCGCCCGAGCGAGGACCAGGCGCGGCCGTGGATGGAGTGGGTGTGCGCCGCGGCGACGACGTCGGGGCGCGCCGCGTGCACCTGCGAGTGGATCGCGAAGGCGGCGCGGTTCACGGGGCGGCTGCCCTCCACCACCTCGCCCGACTCGTTCACGAGGATGAGGTCGCTCACCTTGATGCGCGAGAAGTGCATCCCGTAGGGGTTGACCCAGAAGTGGTCGAGGAGCTCGGGGTCGCGGGCGGTGATGTGGCCGGCGGTGCCCTCGCTGAAGCCGAAGCGGCCGAAGAGCCGGAAGGCGGCGGCGAGGTGCTGCTTGCGGTAGGTGCGCTCCTCGTCGAGTGTCGTGAACGTCGGCGGGTTCGGACGCGGCTGCTCGATCATCGATGACTCCCCTGCGAGCGGAAATGGCTGCTCAGCCACGATCGCGCCCGCTCGCGGGTGCGTCAAGGCAACCTCGGCGCGGTGCCTCGCCTACCGCGGTTCGCGGCGCTCTTCCGCGCCGAGGGCGGCTCCCTCGGGCGGCTCCTCGAGGAGCGTGCTCCAGTCGCCGATCCAGTAGTCCTCGCGCTCGCGGGCGCGCCGGCGACGGCGCGCCACGAGGGCCGGGTTCTCGACCCTCCAGGCGAAGGCGAGGGCGAGCCCCATCACCAGGCCGTAGAGGGCGAACCAGGCGGTGAAGGCGATCCAGCGGCCGGCGCTCTCGCTCGTGCCCCCGAGGAGGGGGATGCGCCCCGCGAGCAGTCCGAGGGGGCCGAAGGCGACCGACATCCCGACAGAGAGCGCGACGATCCGCCGCTCGGTGCGATGGGGGGACGGGGTGCGGTCCATGGCGCTCATCGCCAGTTGTAGCGCGTGGATGACCGCAGCGGTGCTCAGCTGCGAAGATGCGGCCGACGGAGGGCGCCGGGCGGCGCCTCCGGGGAGGAGCTTCGATGCGCTATCGCAACCTCGGCGCCACGGGGATGCAGGTCTCGGCGATCTGCCTCGGGGCGATGGCCTTCGGGGCCGGCAACGAGGATCCCGACGACTGCGCCCGCGTCGTCCACCTCGCCCTCGACTCCGGCGTGAACTTCATCGACACCGCCGACCGCTACTCGAACAGCCGCTCCGAGGAGATCCTCGGGAAGGCGCTCGTCGGGCGGCGCGACGAGGTCGTCCTCGCCTCCAAGTTCGGCCTCCCCGCGGGGCCCGGCCTCAACGAGCGGGGCGGCTCTCGGCGTTGGATCGAGCGCGCCGTCGATGCGAGCCTGCGCCGCCTGCAGACCGACTGGCTCGACCTCTACCAGCTGCACAGCCCCGACTTCGGCACCGACCTCGACGAGACCCTCGGGGCGTTGAGCGACCTCGTGCACAAGGGCAAGGTGCGGGCGATCGGCGCATCGAACACGCCCCCCGAGCGCATCGTCGAGGGGCAGTGGGTCGCCGAGCGACGCGGGCACGTGAAGTTCCGCGTCGAGCAGCCGCAGTACTCGCTGTTCGTGCGCGGCGCCGAGCGCAGCGTCTTCCCGACCCTCGAGCGCTACGGCATGGGGGCGATCGTCTGGAGCCCGCTCAACGGCAGCTGGCTGACCGGCCGCTACAGGAGCGACGACGACGTGCGCAACCACTCGGCGCGCGCGAAGCGTTCCCCCTATCGCTTCGACCTCGCGCAGCCGGGCAACCAGGCGAAGTACGCCCTCCTCGCCGAGCTCGAGAAGATCGCCGCCGATGCCGGGATCTCGGTCACCCACCTCGCCCTCGCCTTCGTGATGACCCACCCCGCGGTCACCGCGGCGATCGTCGGCCCCCGCACCTACGAGCAGATGGCGGACCTCATCGCCGGCGCCCCCGTCGAGCTCGACGATGCCACCCTCGACCGCCTCGACGAGCTCGTCCCGCCGGGCGGAGTCGTCAACCGCGAGGACGCACGCAACCCGAGCGTCGGCCTCGCCGAGGGGGCGGTCCGCCGTCGCGCCGTCGGGCGTCGCGCGGCCGCTGAGCAGGCGACGGCCGAGCCGTAGGAGGCGCCGGCCCGCAGTTGCAGGCCGGGGTCAGCCGACCTCGGCAGGCGAGAAGAGGCCGGGGTGCTCGGCGCGCAGCGTGTCGAGGAGCCCGCCGGGCTCCGGGTTGGTCGCGCTGAGGTCGCCGATCACGATCGTGGGCACGGTCTCGTTGCCTGAGTTGATGGCGGCGACGATCGCCCGCGCCGTCTCGTCCTCCCAGATGTTGTGGGCCCGGAAGCGCACCCGCGCCGCTTCCAGCGCGTCGAGCAGCCGGTAGCAGTAGGGACAGCCCGGTCGCCAGAAGACCTCGAGCACTTCATCGTGCTCCTCGCGTCTCGCGCCGTCGCTCATCGAGACCTCCTCGTCCGCCGCAGAGCAGATACCCGCAGAGCACGTTATTGAGCCGCGCCGCCGTGGGTGACGTCCGGCCGCCGGCGCGACCTTGACTACGGTCGGGCGCCGGAGGTGGAGATGGACATCGCGATCGGTCTGCCCGGGCTCATACCGGGGACGGAGGCAAGCACCGTCCTCGAGTGGGCGCGGCGCGCCGAGGCGCGGGGCTTCCACAGCCTCGTCGTCGACGAACGTCTCGTCTGGGACGGCTACGAGATTCTCATCACCGCGGCGGCCGCGGCGGCGGTGACCGAACGGGTGCGGATCACCGCCTCGGTGGTGGTTGCGCCGCTCCGCAAGAACGTCGCCGAGTTCGCGAAGCAGGCGGCGAGCATCGATCGTCTCTCGGCGGGGCGCTTCGTGCTCGGCCTCGGCGTCGGCTCGCGCGTCGACGACTTCGCGCTCTCCGGCGTCGACCTGCACGAGCGCGGCCGGCGGACCGACGCGCTCCTCGCCGAGTGCCGGTCGCTGTGGACGGGGGAGCCGGCCGCCTTCGGCCCGAAGCCCGCGACCGCAGGCGGGCCGTCGCTGCTGTTCGGTGGGCGCTCGCCGGCAACCTTCCGGCGGGTCGCCGAGTACGGGACCGGCTGGATCTGTGCGACCTCGGGCGGCGTCGACGGCCTGCGCAGTGGTGCCGACCTCCTTGAGGCATCTTGGCGCGAAGCCGGGCGCGAGGGCCGTCCCCGTCTCCTTGCGCTCACGCCCCGCTTCGCCCTCGGCCCGAACGGCCGTGACGCCGTGGACGACTACGTCCGCGCCTACAACGCCTACCGCGGTGAGGGTGCAGAGCAGCGGGCGACGAGCGCGCTGCTCACGGCGGGGGACGTCCGCGCCCAGTTCGACCGCTTTGCCGAGGCGGGCTGTGACGAGTTGATCCTCAATCCGGCGGACCCCGACCCCGAACAGGTGGACCTGCTGGCCGACGCGCTCGCCGACGTGCTCGGCGGCTGACCCCGTCGCGGAGGCGGGCGCTCAGGCCGGCGGGCGCCGCACCTCGATCAGGAAGCGCGCTGCATGCGAGACGAAGGGCCCCTCGCTCTCGATCTGCTCGTGGAGGGCGAGGAGGCGGCCCCGGTACCACTCGACCGAGAAGCCGGGGACGGTCCAGAGGACCTTGCGGAGGAAGTAGACGACGGCACCGACGTCGTGGAAGGTGACCGGCAGGCTCTCCTCGCGGAGATCGACGAGCTCGAGCCCGGCGGCCTCGGCACGGGCGACGTGCGTGCTCACGCTGCGCGCCTCGCTGACCGGCTGCGGCCCCATCAGGAAGTCGGTGAGCTCCCGGTTCGACCCCCGGCCGACCTGCTGGGACAGGTAGCTCGCCCCCGGCCGCAGCACCCGCCCGATCTCCTCCCAGGCCGTGGTGACCGGATGCCGGCTGACGATGAGGTCGAAGGAGGAGCCCGCGAAGGGGAGCACCTCGTTCCCGACGGCGACGACCGAGGCGCCGAGCGGGGCGAGTCGACATCGGGCGAGCTCGACGTTCGGTAACCAGGCCTCGGTGGCGACGAGCTTCGGCGGCGGCTCGGCGACCGTCGCCAGCACCTCACCGCCTCCGGTCTGGACGTCGAGGACGGCCGCGGCAGCCGCGGCACGCGAGGAGAGCAGCGCCGCGTAGCGCCAGGAGGGGCGCGCCTCGGTGGCGCGCCCCTCGAACCAGGAGAAGTCCCAGCCTTCGGTGGGCTCCGCCGCTCCTTCGGCGACGAGTGCCTCGAAGCGCACCATCAGCGCAGCATCGCGCTCGCGCGGGTGACGCTCCTCCGGAGCGCGCCGACGCGGGGCTCGTCGCGGCCGATTCCCGATAGCTTGCGATGTGTTCTTCATTGGTGTCCTGCTGGCGGTGGGTGTCGAGATCGCGACCTTCGCGCTCGTCGCCGGCCACGTCGGCTTCCTCTCGGCACTCGGCCTCGTGCTCGTGGTGAGCGCGCTCGGTCCCCT
It encodes the following:
- a CDS encoding class II aldolase/adducin family protein; protein product: MIEQPRPNPPTFTTLDEERTYRKQHLAAAFRLFGRFGFSEGTAGHITARDPELLDHFWVNPYGMHFSRIKVSDLILVNESGEVVEGSRPVNRAAFAIHSQVHAARPDVVAAAHTHSIHGRAWSSLGRLLDPINQDACSFFEDHALFDDFTGVVLDPAEGERLAKTLGPHKAMILQNHGLLTVGETVDEAAWWFLKMERTCQAQLLAEAAGKPILIDPEYATLTRQQSGHARAGWFSFQPLYDLIIEEEPNLFD
- a CDS encoding aldo/keto reductase — its product is MRYRNLGATGMQVSAICLGAMAFGAGNEDPDDCARVVHLALDSGVNFIDTADRYSNSRSEEILGKALVGRRDEVVLASKFGLPAGPGLNERGGSRRWIERAVDASLRRLQTDWLDLYQLHSPDFGTDLDETLGALSDLVHKGKVRAIGASNTPPERIVEGQWVAERRGHVKFRVEQPQYSLFVRGAERSVFPTLERYGMGAIVWSPLNGSWLTGRYRSDDDVRNHSARAKRSPYRFDLAQPGNQAKYALLAELEKIAADAGISVTHLALAFVMTHPAVTAAIVGPRTYEQMADLIAGAPVELDDATLDRLDELVPPGGVVNREDARNPSVGLAEGAVRRRAVGRRAAAEQATAEP
- a CDS encoding glutaredoxin domain-containing protein, with amino-acid sequence MSDGARREEHDEVLEVFWRPGCPYCYRLLDALEAARVRFRAHNIWEDETARAIVAAINSGNETVPTIVIGDLSATNPEPGGLLDTLRAEHPGLFSPAEVG
- a CDS encoding LLM class flavin-dependent oxidoreductase codes for the protein MDIAIGLPGLIPGTEASTVLEWARRAEARGFHSLVVDERLVWDGYEILITAAAAAAVTERVRITASVVVAPLRKNVAEFAKQAASIDRLSAGRFVLGLGVGSRVDDFALSGVDLHERGRRTDALLAECRSLWTGEPAAFGPKPATAGGPSLLFGGRSPATFRRVAEYGTGWICATSGGVDGLRSGADLLEASWREAGREGRPRLLALTPRFALGPNGRDAVDDYVRAYNAYRGEGAEQRATSALLTAGDVRAQFDRFAEAGCDELILNPADPDPEQVDLLADALADVLGG
- a CDS encoding methyltransferase domain-containing protein; the protein is MVRFEALVAEGAAEPTEGWDFSWFEGRATEARPSWRYAALLSSRAAAAAAVLDVQTGGGEVLATVAEPPPKLVATEAWLPNVELARCRLAPLGASVVAVGNEVLPFAGSSFDLIVSRHPVTTAWEEIGRVLRPGASYLSQQVGRGSNRELTDFLMGPQPVSEARSVSTHVARAEAAGLELVDLREESLPVTFHDVGAVVYFLRKVLWTVPGFSVEWYRGRLLALHEQIESEGPFVSHAARFLIEVRRPPA